From Salmo salar chromosome ssa21, Ssal_v3.1, whole genome shotgun sequence:
AGGAGCAGCGGGACAGCCTCAGTCACAATCAAAGAGAGACTAGCTGCCTGAGCTCAGAGGACCACGCTCAACACGTGGAGCTGAACGAAGAACTTGTTAGTCACAGACTCAATGACACCAGGGACAGAACCCTCTGAAGAAGCATCTGTTGAAGAGCTCTAGAGAGCACATGGAAGACAAGCACTGAAGCCACTGAAGTCACTGTACAGAGCTCCATAGACGACACTGAAGACAGcgaaaccacaacacctgagctCCAAAGGGACCACCACTGCAGGATGGCTTCAACACCGTGACTGACTCTAGACCCTCTGGAGTTCCAACAGCACAGCTGGGAACCAGAGCTAAAGACCAGAATATTAGGATACTAAACTCATGTCTCAAAGCCATTATTGTGTGGttgtgcgtgtgtctctgtgtgtgttgatttgtgtgtgctgtgtgtagcgttgtgtagttttgtgtgtgcagttgttcattagCGGATGTTCCAGACATGGCCAGCATGGCGGTCCAGCTGCTGGGCTTCTTCCTGGGTCTGCTGGGGcttgtgggtagtgtagttgcTACAGTGCTCCCCCACTGGCGGCGGACGGCCTATGTGGGCTCTAACATAATCACAGCCACTGCCTACATGAAGGGGCTCTGGATGGAGTGTGTGTGGCACAGCACGGGCATCTACCAGTGTGAAGTACATCGCTCAATGCTGGCTCTGCCACCTGACCTGCAGGTAGGAATTATTGGTTGTTTGATttgttaattgattgattgattagattaataaggtgaatgcaccaatttgtaagtcgctctggataagagtgtctgctaaatgacgtaaatgtaaatgtaattaatttGAGCACACGGTAGCTTATTAAATAGGGGGTAGGGTGTAATTTGAGCAACAGCCATTATGATAGCAAACTCTTCTCCTTCCCTAGGCGGCACGGGCGTTGATGTTGCTGTCCTGCCTGACCTCCACCCTGGCAGCCCTCGTGTCCTCTGCAGGGATGAAGTGTACCCGCTGTGCCCGCGGCTCGTCCATCAAGCATGCCCTGGCCATCAGTGGAGGGGTCTGCTTCCTGTCTGCAGGCATGCTCTGCCTAATCACTGTCTGCTGGACAACCAATGATGTCATCCTCGACTTCTACAACCCCATCCTACCTGAAGGTACTATTCAATATATTTAATTCATCTTTTATTTTATAACTCTGATACTAGTTTTTTTTCACTTAAACATGTTTGCAGAAATAACAAAATAACAAGAAATGTTACTTTGTGTTACAGGTATGAAGTATGAGATTGGCATGGCGGTGTATTTGGGCTATGTCTCGGCCTGTCTTAGTCTGATGGGAGGAGCGGTGCTCTGTTGGAACTGTGAGGGGCGGCCCAGGAACCCCCTCCATCTACCTCGTCATCGCCACCCTTGTCCTCCCCTCGTCTTCAACACTATAAACAGCCCCAACACCCCAGCACCCCCCTACTATCCCCCTGCCGCCCTGAAAGGGAACTACGCCCCCTCACGCACCTCACTGTCCAGCAATGGCTACAGACTCAACGACTACGTCTGAGGGATGAAGTACACACTCAATGAATGCTTCTAGTGTGTAAGTGCAAACACTCAATGATTAAGTCTGAGTGTGGCAGATAATAGAGACTGATTGAGGGAAGTTGAAACTCAATGACTACAAAATAAAGACTCAAGTTACTTTTAAGTGAGCAAGTACACACTCATTGACTTTCCAGCAGACCTTCAGAGAGTCAGTGAGGATCAGTGTGGTTTACAGTGTTGATGTTGTTCAGGTTGTGTCCTTCTTCTCTAGGACTGCCCACAGCTAATCCTGTACTACTTATCCTGTACTACTTATCCTGTACTACTTATCCTGTTGACTTTGTATGTTTACTATAAGAGCCCAAAAAAACATTAACAGGACTTATTCCCTGATACAAAAATGAGCTTCCTTCATAAAGGCCTTTAGGAAAAAATGACAGCAGGTATGATAATGGTAAGTCAAGTTTTATTTCACATGTATTATTTGTTCCCGTTTCATTGCTCATAACTTAATGGATGTTGTGAAGCACTTCCTGTCTTTATAGTTTTATAGTCTCATATTTGTAAACTGCTTAATACTTATACTGCTATTTTAAAATACAAAGTCACCATGGTACAACAGACTACGTTTGAGCTTGAGTATGGTGGTCGGATGCTCGCTATGTGCATTAGCCTAACTGGACTAAAGCGCAGAAACCTCTGGGAAATGTGATCTGTGCCAGGCCTACGACGACCACACGGTGTCACCAACAGCCTGTCTAGAAGGTGAGTGGCGTTCACTGTTCAAGAAAGAAAGACTAGCCAATTGCTTGGCAGATATCAAACTTGTTCTTGGTTGAAGACAGGCAGCTTAGAAAACAGTTTCATTTAAACATAGTCAATGTTTAAAGGACACTGCTTTTCAAAAGGTTCCTATAATTTCCATGAATTATGTCCAATACCTAAATCAATATATCCAAGTCAAACTCCCTTTAAAATTGTATACGtcttttaaacatttattttgactgcCATTTTAAGTTAGCTAAAAGCTAGATTTGATCATTTACACGCAGTCTATATCGCAGTCCATGTCAATTCATTATTGTTGTCTCCTGTTGCAGTCCCCTACCTGCGCTATTAGCCACGGCAGGCGAGTGGACATGTTTATGAGTTGTTTGTGTATTCTGAAGCTATCCAATTAGATGTATCCTTTCTCTGGCAGACCGTCAACATAAAGCAAGGTAAATTAGATAGAGCTGTCAGAGGAACAGATAAGTCAGCTGTCTGGTAGACTATTTATTAAATTGGTCAACATGTTCAGTCTAAATATAGAAATGAAAAATGACTTTCCAATCTTCAATGCAAAAAGAGGTCCATTGCTCTTTGAAATTAGACAATGCCTATATGAAATGTGCACTGAAATGAGTAAATTGCGTGAACAGACTGAAAACCGATACACTCAAAAAAAgaggggttcaacaagggttcttctaagatcctcaaagttcttcgaagaaccttagggttcttggcactgaaaattgTACCCAAAAAGTTATTCCAAGAACCCCATagaaccccataggaggtggggttcatcgaggaacctccttagttggtgggggttcttgcaggaatCTAATTGCCCAACagaaacatttggatttgaatttgaaaggacagcaggttCAGTCACTTAACTGAAACATTTAAAGATCTCCTCAATTTAAGGTAAATGTCTCTTGTATGATCTAAATTGATATTGTtattttcatatttgtgcaaCTCTTTCCCAAACAGAAAATtgacacaattcaatggatatcaaccaacaaagaggtaagaatatgtatactataagaatatgttgaaggctagctgtattgggtgcagatgactgaactgctcacttttgtgtctgtgtctgcaggtatacagatGAGGAGGCATACAAAGATATGTCAGTTGgtattggtatgttatgcagatcacatttagcatcctcctcccttacctcttcaattaatatcccataggcctctacattatggacaatgTATGTGTATGAAGACCATTatcaaaacagttttttaaattcacatttaccacaaaaactagggtatgaatactgttgtgtgcatgttttgttaatcatctgtataatgactattttTGGGATTCAcaccctccctacacctctgatgaatataacaggaaacctgttcgaTCACCATCATTCTGGTTATGGACAGGAagaacatcaacaggacagaggatatgTCCATGtgacttggggctctgctgggagtttacctcatGTTTAGATGTTTTAATTCTGCTTTTCCACTGAAACCATAATAAACACTGATAAcaaaaatattgtgttattgttattgttctgcatattattaataataataacaggggAGGGGGGGTAGTTCAGAAATGTACCCCAAAacgttcttcaaaaggttctttgaggatCAATTAAAAGGGGTTATTCAAATAACTTCtagggttcccccacagtttcaatttgaagaacccctaaaggataccCCAGGAATCTTTTCTTTTTACAGTGTAGATTGGATGGAAGTGGTTGTTTCCAAATTTCAGTACCGTGGACAGCAACAATCGGACAATTGCGACTTTATACTCCAAATCCCTGATTAGCTCTCTCCAAATACTTGACGCACACCACGCAGAGCTACTAAATGCACACTGAAAGTAGCACAATGTTGGTGTaggtcagggatcatcaactagagcggatggtcgggggccTGAACATAATTCTAAATAAtctgtagactgcaaattgactgcaaaaAGCCCACACaaatatatttgactaaaacataatcatttgaaaccttgcttacatttgtatatgatcacgtcTCTCTATAATCCGTGGGAATATTTGGTAACAGAttaccaaaattaaaatcacgtggagatgatttcctggtgttttcttGTCTTTTTATGTCCAACAGTGAAAATCCCCCCAGTCCCCTCCCCGCGGATCGAATCGCCAGTTGGGTAACTGGTGTAGGTGTACATTTTTGGAATCTGACTGATTCTCGTTCCTATTGCCCTCGGCTGTAATGTTAGACACTATCCTGCATCAAATGGCCCATGTTTTACCAGataaataaatcatttaaatGTTACTGGATGTAGCAAGATAAAGGCCATCCATCCAGCATTCTAACCGCCCACGATCTCAATATTCTCCCACGTAAAAAAGCACAGTGCTTTCATTTGCACTCTACAGGCGCCTGTGTGAACGTCAATCACGTCTAAATGTAACCTGGAGAGTTAACGGGGTCCATTCAAGCCGGACGTTTTAGAGGGCATCTCTCCCCTGGGTGTGCGTCATGCCATTCCCAATTAGTTTTTTTCCTGTCCTTTCCTGGAACACCTTCACTGTCTGCCTCTACACAACCTGTCACTCTTATTGATAAACCAAACCCACCACTCCCCTTCAGCTTCTCACGCCCATACCCCCACCCCCCTCTGACGAATATTCCTCTCATAAACCACACCGGGGAATTACACACTGGTGGCGTGGATTACGTTGAGTTCTAAGATTTTTCCTAACAGGATCTTACCCATTATTCTCTGGAAATCCAGTTGGTCGCACTTTTGCAACCACCGCCCGACGTCCATCTAAGAGCCAACCATAAAGGTAGGAGGAACACAGCTGAAATTacgtataagtgtgtgtgtgtgagagagagatcggCGGGTCTTTGAAAGGAAGTCGATATTACTGCTTTAGCCGCTCCTGAAACCCTGCCGTCAGCAGGAATTAAACATGAAAAGTGCTTTGATTTTGGTGGTGTGGCACGAAAGACCCATCCAGTTAAAATGTCTCAGCACTTTATTTTCCTGGTAGGGCGCGCGCTCCGGGATGGGTAATGCGCCTTTTACGCACATGTGAAACCGCTGTAGAACATAGCCTTTTCTACATCTGATAAAACATGGTTACAATCACAACCCCTGTATAACTTTAAACATTATTGTTAAACCCATAATCATTCGTGGGTGTATTATGTAGCCTACATGATTTTGGTCAACATGTAAATCAAACCGTCCACAAAATCTTCAACAAaggagtggaaagagagagagctcgg
This genomic window contains:
- the cld14 gene encoding Claudin-14 precursor, which codes for MASMAVQLLGFFLGLLGLVGSVVATVLPHWRRTAYVGSNIITATAYMKGLWMECVWHSTGIYQCEVHRSMLALPPDLQAARALMLLSCLTSTLAALVSSAGMKCTRCARGSSIKHALAISGGVCFLSAGMLCLITVCWTTNDVILDFYNPILPEGMKYEIGMAVYLGYVSACLSLMGGAVLCWNCEGRPRNPLHLPRHRHPCPPLVFNTINSPNTPAPPYYPPAALKGNYAPSRTSLSSNGYRLNDYV